A section of the Paralichthys olivaceus isolate ysfri-2021 chromosome 16, ASM2471397v2, whole genome shotgun sequence genome encodes:
- the LOC138405138 gene encoding uncharacterized protein in mobD 3'region-like has protein sequence MPCSTADKQVVKPVVSVYPAASRALDGKSVLLCVASNMSPPLVHFSWKRQKEGRPGGGRGRARGSCTSSTDASINNASINDISINDISINDASIRDAYFRDVSIKDVSIRDVSIKDASIKDASIRDVSIKDVSIRDVSIKDASIKDASIRDVSIKDASIKDASISDASIKDVSIKDAYFRDVSIKDVSIKDASIRDVSIKDASIKDASIRDVSIKDASISDASIKDVSIKDASISDASISDVSINATSINASSINASSINASSINDASINASSISDASSTDLVSAAAEAAVSALHGADGEESGLLLWTLSDQHPQKQRASTCCTQEDQASSSCFNFSLTPAEFTELLF, from the exons ATGCCGTGCAGCACAGCAG ATAAGCAGGTGGTGAAGCCGGTGGTGAGCGTGTACCCGGCAGCATCCAGAGCCCTGGACGGGAAGAGCGTCCTGCTGTGTGTGGCCTCCAACATGTCTCCTCCTCTGGTCCACTTCTCCTggaagagacagaaggagg GGAGGCCGGGTGGAGGCCGCGGCAGAGCAAG AGGTTCCTGCACTTCCAGCACCGACGCCTCCATCAACAACGCCTCCATCAACGACATCTCCATCAACGACATCTCCATCAACGACGCCTCTATCAGAGACGCCTACTTCAGAGACGTCTCCATCAAAGACGTCTCCATCAGAGACGTCTCCATCAAAGACGCCTCCATCAAAGACGCCTCCATCAGAGACGTCTCCATCAAAGACGTCTCCATCAGAGACGTCTCCATCAAAGATGCCTCCATCAAAGACGCCTCCATCAGAGACGTCTCCATCAAAGACGCCTCCATCAAAGACGCCTCCATCAGCGACGCCTCCATCAAAGACGTCTCCATCAAAGACGCCTACTTCAGAGACGTCTCCATCAAAGACGTCTCCATCAAAGACGCCTCCATCAGAGACGTCTCCATCAAAGACGCCTCCATCAAAGACGCCTCCATCAGAGACGTCTCCATCAAAGACGCCTCCATCAGCGACGCCTCCATCAAGGACGTCTCCATCAAAGACGCCTCCATCAGCGACGCCTCCATCAGCGACGTCTCCATCAACGCCACCTCCATCAACGCCTCCTCCATCAACGCCTCCTCCATCAACGCCTCCTCCATCAACGACGCCTCCATCAACGCCTCCTCCATCAGCGACGCCTCCAGCACCGACCTGgtctcagcagcagctgaagctgctgtgtcTGCTCTACACGGTGCTGATGGTGAAGAGTCTGGTTTACTGCTGTGGACTCTCTCTGATCAACATCCTCAGAAACAGAGAGCGTCCACCTGCTGCACACAAGAGGACCAAGcttcctccagctgcttcaACTTCTCACTGACTCCTGCTGAGTTCACTGAGCTTCTCTTCTGA
- the LOC109646072 gene encoding tripartite motif-containing protein 16-like, with the protein MLADLVEELKKTGLQAAPADHCYAGPEDVACDFCTGRKLKALKSCLVCLASYCEKHLQPHFQSPPFKKHKLVEPSEKLQENICSRHDEVKKMFCRTDQQCICYLCSVDEHKDHDTVTAAAEMTERQRELGPRRQTIQQRLQDREKDVKLLQQEEEAVNRSADKAVEDSEKIFTELIRLLEKRSSDVKQQIRSQQETEVSRVKELQEKLEQEITELKRRDDELKQLSHTEDHIQFLLNYPPSLSLSESTHSSSIRIRPLRNFEDVTAAVSQVRGRLQDILSETETKILQIVSQVDVLLPQPEPKTRADFFKYPQEITLDPNTANKELLLSEGNRKVTLMREEQFYSDHPDRFIDWPQVLSRESLTGRCYWEVERRGGGVSVAVTYKNINRAGRSNKCGFGFNDKSWRLYHDGNSYIFYHNSIQTPVSGPPSSRVGVYLDHSAGVLSFYSVSDTMTLLHRVQTTFTQPLYAGVGVYYGSSAEFCKLK; encoded by the coding sequence ATGTTAGCTGAtttagtggaggagctgaagaagactggactccaagctgctcctgctgatcaCTGCTATGCTGGACCTGAAGATGTGGCCTGTGATTTCTGCACTGGGAGAAAACTCAAAGCTCTCAAgtcctgtttggtttgtttggcctcttattgtgaaaaacacctCCAGCCTCATTTTCAGTCACCTCCATTTAAGAAGCACAAGCTGGTGGAGCCCTCCGAGAAGCTCCAGGAGAACATCTGCTCTCGTCACGATGAGGTGAAGAAGATGTTCTGCCGCACTGATCAGCAGTGTAtctgttatctctgctctgtggatgaaCATAAAGACCACgacacagtcacagctgcagcagaaatgactgagaggcagagagagctcgGGCCGAGGAGACAAACGATccagcagagactccaggacagagagaaagatgtgaagctgcttcaacaggaggaggaggccgtcaaccgctctgctgataaagcagtggaggacagtgagaagatcttcactgagctgatccgtctgctggagaaaagaagctctgatgtgaagcagcagatcagatcccagcaggaaactgaagtgagtcgagtcaaagagcttcaggagaaactggagcaggagatcactgagctgaagaggagagacgatgaactgaagcagctctcacacacagaggatcacaTCCAGTTTCTACTCAACTACCCcccctcactgtcactcagTGAATCTACACACTCATCCAGCATCAGGATCCGTCCTCTGAGGAACTTTGAGgacgtgacagcagctgtgtcacaggtcagaggtcgactaCAGGACAttctgagtgagacagagacaaagattttacagattgtGTCTCAAGTGGATGTTTTACTGCCACAACCAGAGCCCAAGACCAGAGCTGACTTCTTCAAATACCCACAGGAAATCACActggatccaaacacagcaaacaaagaactgttattatctgagggaaacagaaaagtgacatTAATGAGAGAAGAACAGTTTTATTCTGATCATCCAGACAGATTCATTGATTGGCCTCAGGTCCTGAGTAGAGAGAGTCTGACTGGACGTTGTtactgggaggtggagagaagaggaggaggagttagtGTAGCAGTCACATACAAGAATATCAACAGAGCAGGGAGGTCAAATAAATGTGGATTTGGATTCAATGATAAATCTTGGAGGTTATATCATGATGGAAACAGTTATATCTTCTATCACAACAGCATCCAGACTCCAGTGTCAGGTCCTCCGTCCTCCAGAGTAGGAGTGTACCTGGATCACAGTGCAGGTGTTCTGTCCTTCTACAGCGTCTCTGACACCAtgactctcctccacagagtccagaccACATTCACTCAGCCTCTCTATGCTGGAGTTGGGGTTTATTATGGATCCTCAGCTGAGTTCTGTAAACTCAAATAG